One Drosophila gunungcola strain Sukarami chromosome 2R unlocalized genomic scaffold, Dgunungcola_SK_2 000004F, whole genome shotgun sequence genomic window, GTCAAATAGTGTATTTTCCCCTTCTTTCTAGTACACAAAGTAAAATGCCTATTTAGATGGGAAATAAAGTGACAATCAAAACGCTCTCGTATGAAGAAAACATTGTAAAACTCAGAGTTGAGGTTTGGGTTTAGTTACACAAAGAGGAACCCAAACAAAGTTTGCGTGGTTAAACTGAAATTGCCATGTCGCTCCACTTTCAGCTACGTAATGGGCCGCTTTAGTCAGGCGCTGGGAGTTTTTCGAGAGGCGGAGCAGCGCAGTTGTCGGCAGGACCACGAGATTTATCATTATTTGGGCGAACTGCTCTATCGCGCGGCCACAACACAGAGCAAAAAGGACCTGGCCAACCAACAGCAGGGCGAGGCCCGAGGATATTTCGAACTAGCAGTTCAATCCGGCCGGAAACTGGAGAGCTACGTCCGTTTGGCGGAGCTATATCGCAGGGACAAACAGTACCAGAAAGCCATTGACATCCTGGAAACCTGCCTGCAGTTAGTCGCCAATAACTCGCATTGCCGCCGGCAACTCACTTATGCACATTACATCTTTTCAGCCTGACACCTGAGAACTCGGAGGTGCTGATTGAAATTAGCGTTTTGTACCTCAAAATCAACGAGACGCAAAAGGCACACGATCGTCTGGCGGAAGTCGTCAGCATCGAGAGGAAATGCTCGCCCAAGGGACTTTTGGCCTTTGGCGCCATTTTGCAGGTAGTGAGATGTGGATACCCAATCGCAACCTCAacccaataaaaatgtatatttattgttcACATTTTCTATAGTCCCGCAACGATGTCGATGGCGCCCTCAGCAAATACAGCCAAATCGCAAACGCTGAGC contains:
- the LOC128254275 gene encoding Bardet-Biedl syndrome 4 protein homolog isoform X2, whose protein sequence is MYEPGTEQINCNGKVIELPSLEVVRPAPKMPSDANIDWLLHIYFTRREFTRCRRLIERELNRHLNPEYLYFVQGLIDREEGNNIEALRHLQKSVELNPRNIETYKEIGRTLYVMGRFSQALGVFREAEQRSCRQDHEIYHYLGELLYRAATTQSKKDLANQQQGEARGYFELAVQSGRKLESYVRLAELYRRDKQYQKAIDILETCLHLTPENSEVLIEISVLYLKINETQKAHDRLAEVVSIERKCSPKGLLAFGAILQSRNDVDGALSKYSQIANAEPEIAELWNNIGLCFFKKQKFILAISSLRKSVWLSPLNYNALYNLSLIYIAYE